The Aminipila terrae nucleotide sequence CATCACTGACTAATGCCAGATGAGTAAAAATCCCTTCAATTTCTATTTCTTCAATGGCACATATTCTTTTTAACTCTGCCAGATCCTCTGTTCCCAATCTGTGAAAGCCCGTATCTATCTTTATATGTACTTTTGCTTTTTTTCTGGATTTCCTGCTTTCCTCTGCAATAATCCTGGCCTGAGATTCTGAAAAAATAGTTTGGGTAATATTTTCCTCAACAACCAGATGCAGAAGTCTGTCGGGAGTGTGCCCCAATATAAAAATCGGATATTCCCTATAAGCCTTTCTTATTTCCAAGGCTTCTGTCATAGTAGCCACTGCCAGATAAGAAGCTCCATGCTCTATTAGTGTGGGAGCGATACTGACTGCACCATGGCCGTATGCGTTTGCCTTCACTACAGCCATTACAGCCACGTCATCACCCACCATCTGACAAATTTTATCCATGTTTGTGGCGATGGTTTTTAAATTTATTTGTACTACCGTATCTCTTAGCATTTCTGCCTCCCATGTTCAATCTTAAACATTACTTAGTCTGTTGAAACAATTCCAGCACGCCAAATACCTCCATAAGCATTCCGGTTCTTATACACTCCTCACTGGGATTAAACATTTCATTGTGCAGTGTCTGATAATTGTTCTCATTTGTGTCCAGGCAGCCGATATTAAAATACACCGCCCGGACAGCTTCTGAAAAGTAGGAAAAATCATCTGCCCCCAGACTTGGTTCCTGCAAAAAATGAATCTGGTCTTTTGAAAAAACTTTTTTAGCTGCTGATTCAATCATATCCTCTACTTCATCATCATTAATAAGAGCGGGAAAACTGTCAGTGAAAAGCACTTCTGCTGTGGCCCCGAACCCCCGAGCAACATTTTCAGCCATTTCCTTCACCCTGCTTTTTATAAAGCTTTTGGTATCACTGTCTAATGCCCTGATTATGCCGGAAAATACAGTTTCCTTTGCCAGTACATTATTCTTAGTTCCTCCATGAATCTGCCCTACTGTTATCACTGCCGGATTGGTAGGAGATATGTTTCTTGTTATAATGCTTTGAAGGTTACAGACCACACTTGATGCTGCTGCAATAGAGTCTATGCCATTTTCAGGATGAGCCCCATGACATGCCGAGCCCTCTATTGTTATTTCAAATTCCGTAGAAGCGGCATTCATTTTTCCTCTTTTGAATTGTATTTTTCCTGCTTCAAGCTCTGGTGAAACATGAAGTCCAATCACAACATCTACTCTGGGATTTTCTAAACATCCCTCTTCAATCATGGCTTTTGCACCACCAATAGTCTCTTCTGCCGGTTCAAAAAAGAATTTTATATTTCCCGGAATCTGGTCTTCCATTTCTTTGAAAACCTTTGCCGTCCCCATCAATACCGCCATATGTATATCATGTCCGCATGCATGCATTATTCCTGGTATTTTTGATTTAAAAGGAATCTGAACCCTTTCCTCTATGGGAAGGGCATCCATATCAGCCCTTATGCCTATAGTGAAAAAACGTTGCCCCTTTATGGGTTTTCCCTTCCCTCTGACTACTGCCACCACGCCATGCCCTCCAATTCCGGTTGCATGTTCGATTTCATATTGGGACAGGAAGCTACTTATTAACCGGGAGGTATTGATTTCTTTCTGTGACAGTTCAGGCTGGGAATGCAGTAATCTTCTTATTTGTACTGCTTCCTCAAAAACTTCTTCAATTCTTTCATTGATTTTCATTTTCTTCACCTTTATATCTCATAATCCATATACGGTACCGGATTTATGGTTTTATCATAAAAGTGCCACCATTCTCCCTCATATGCAGTAAAGCCTGCACTCTCCATAACACTTTTCATATAACTTGCATTTTTTCTGCCTTCTTTGGAAATATCCGGACAGGAAAGGGACGCCTTTGGGGAAAAATCATCAAATTGACTTGGCATGATAAGATCTGTCCCATTCATATCTGTTAAGGTTATATCTACACACAGCCCATTCATGTGATTTGTCTTAAATTCCTTTATATGGATCATATCAGGGGGTTTTGCCACAAAATTGTTATCCGGCAAAATACTCCAGAACTTTGCCTGTGCACTTACTGGTCTGTATGCATCCCATATTTTTACTCGGTACCCATCTTTATAAAAAATATCTTTCGCTTTAATTAAAAGCTTCGCCGTGTTTTTATGTATATAACACTCCCCTGACTTATATATTTTTTCTTTTGTGAAATTATCAGCTGAAGCATATTTTAAATCGATAATAAAATTCCCATCTAAATCTAACAATCTGACTAAATCCCCTTTATAACACATGGTTGCTCCTTTTTTCTTGTTTAATATTCTACTTGATGCTATATTTAGTTTAGCAAATATTATGCCAATTGGGTTATATATGGTATGGTTTTTGCTTAAGCTTAGTGTATCATAATAATATTGAAAAGGAGAAGTAATTATGAAAATAATTGATATGCATTGTGACACTTTATTAGAGTGCTATAGAAATTCCAGTCATATGCTCTCAAACAATGCTGGCCACATCAGTGTGGATAAGTTGCTGCAGGGTAATGCTTTAGCACAGTTTTTTGCTATTTTTATCTCACCTGAAGAAAAAGCTTCCATGGACCCCTATGACATTTTTAACAAAGTATATGAAACTTATAAAACTCAACTTGAATTAAATTCCGATTACATAAAACCCGCTTTATGCGCCCAGGACATTATTTCCAACTCTGAAGATTCCAAGATTTCATCTATTCTTGCTGTAGAGGATGGTGTCATTCTGGAAGATAAAATTGAAAGGGTACAGGAAGTTTTTGACAAGGGGGTCAGATTGATAACTTTAACCTGGAATTTTGAAAATTCAATAGGATATCCCTGCAGTGATGATCCTGAAGAACACAGCCTGGGACTGAAAGCTTTTGGTATAGATGTAGTGGCAGAAATGAATCGGCTTGGTATGCTGATTGATGTTTCTCACCTTTCCGAAGGCGGGTTTTACGATGTAGCAAAACACAGCAGGAAACCATTTGTTGCTTCTCACTCCTGTGCCAGAGCTTTATGCAATCACAGAAGAAATCTGACGGATGATCAATTAAAAGTTTTAGGAAATCAGGGAGGCCTTGTGGGCGTAAACTTCTATTCTGCTTTTCTTAAAGAAGATTCAGAATACGCAACCATTGGGCAGATTGTTGAGCATGTGAAATATATGGTTAATAAAGCAGGTATGGAATCCGTAGGCCTTGGTTCTGACTTTGACGGAATTGACTGTGAACTGGAATTCAGTGATTACGCAAGCTATCCACTTCTTTTAGATGCCTTATCAAAACATTTTACAGAAGACCAGTTAGATATGATTTGCAATGGAAACGCATTTCGTGTATTAAAGGAAAATTTAGGCAAATAGAGTGATTATATTTTAAGGGGCTGTTGCAAAAGGTAACAGCCCCTTTATTTATTCTAATTAGGAAGATTACACAGCCAAATTCAGAATAGGAGAGTGAAAAACATAAATATGCTCTATTATTTTTAATAAATGCGAATTTGTGGGGATTTTATGACTAAAGATTTTAATTTGACGAAGTGCCACAACGCAATGATAAGAGAATAAGTGTTTTGCTCTTGAAATGATAAAAAAACAAAATCCTCGGTAGCATTTTGGGCAAAAGCTACCATATTTTATGAAATTTGAAACTATATGGTATCTATTTCAATAAAAAGTCTAACAAAGTGTTAAAATTAACGGGTAAAGATGCAAAAAGCTACCGAGATTGAAGTAAAAATGATAATCTCGGTAGCTTTAACAGTATAAAAGTTTTCATATTCTCCCTCCTAAGCAACAAGCCATTTTATTATTTCGCTTGTCTGCCTAGTAGAGCACATCTCACCATTGTGCAACAACTTTTTATGTACTTTTAAATTTTAATGACTTTTAAAAATAGCTACCACAAGAGACAGGGTCTGAGTTGCAAAAGCCAGTGTATACAATGCCATACAGGTATAAATCACAGAAACCCACTTCCACCTTTTACCATGTCCTGGAAGAGTTGTAAAGTCTTTTTGTATTTTAATATTCTTCTCTTTTAGCACTTTATAAAACTTATCCACTCCCACAGGAGATATTACACCCCATCTAAAGAAAGGCAGAAAAAAAACAGGTTCCTTTTTTGCTGCCTCATATAAATAAATCCCCTTTTTAGTAAGATGAGCCTTTTCTATTGTATTCAGATTTACCCTTAATTCTTTTCGAAGTAACTTGTTATGATAAATCATTCTGTCCTCATCAAATTCACTAAAAAACAGCTTATATGCAGTAAAAAGGAAGATACATATGCATAAATATACCAGGTACAGTACGACTGTAGCAACTAAATTAATCTTTGTGCCATAATCATTTAGGTTATAAATAATAACCTGCATTAACAGGGCAAACCTGGTTACAATTAAAAATCCTAATAGCAATATAAAAACCTGTTTAGACATGGCAGAATAATAATATCGTATTTTTTCCATTTCTATTCAACTCCTTTCCAGCTTTCAAGGACAAGTATATGCTAACATATTGCAAAAAATCAATAATAAAATTTTATCACCATTTTTAAAGTATTCATTTACCACATTGGATTTGTCCTGATTTCAGGAATACAGTCCTTCAATCAGGACCTTATTCTTTGTTTTATTCTTTGTTTTGTTACTTTATTTGAATAAAGTAATGTTACTTTATATATTTTATTGCAGTGACAGGCTTAGATATTTTCTTTCTAAAGTGGCACACATCTTGCATATTTATTAAAGTATGAAAATTCGTTATATTAGTTTTTTCAATTTAATTAAAGGAGGTCATTTACTATGATGAATTACATTTGGACTGGTCTTGTGGCCATCTCCATTATCGCAGGAGTTGTCACTGGTAGTATCAGTGAAGTACAGGAAGCTTTATTTTCATTTGCCAATACGGCAGTTGAAATTGTCATCGGACTTATTGGAGTTATGGTGTTTTTTACAGGCCTGATGTCAGTTATGCAGGAAGCTGGTCTTTGTGAAAAGCTGGGTAAGGTTTTAGGCCCTGTAATGACGAAGCTTTTCCCTGAAGTTCCAGCTAACCATCCAGCTATGACATCAATGGCACTTTATTTTGCAGCTAACATTTTAGGTATCGGTAATGCAGCAACGCCTTTTGGATTAAAAGCCATGGCAGATTTGCAAACATTAAACAAAACCAAACACATCGCCACGGATGCCCAGTGTATGCTTCTGGCAATAGCCACAACTTCTATAACGCTAATTCCTATAACTGCGTTGGCATTACGTTCTGCAGTTCAGGTCCAGGGAGCTGCCGAAGTAGTTGGCCCTATTATGTTGGCAACGACCATCTCAACAGCTACGGGAATTACCGCAACCCTTTTGTTAAAGAGAACAAAACGTTTTAAGCTTGACTGTATTATTGAAAGAGAAAAAGCTGCAGGTACACTTGAAATTAATGAACATTATATTGGTAACGATCCAATTAAGCTATAACATCAAATAGTATCAAGGAGGAAAATTCTTATGACTGGAGTACTTAATACCATATCTACATATGCGATTCCATTGGTTTTATTATTAATCCCAATATACGCTCTAAAAAAGGGCGTTAAGGTATATTCCGTTTTTACAGAAGGTGCCAAAGAGGGACTGAACGTAGCTATTATGATTATCCCTTACTTAGTATGTATGCTTGCTGCTATAGGTATGTTCCGTGCATCTGGAGCTATGGACTGGCTGGCAGCTCTCATCAATCCAATAACTAGTTTAATTGGTCTGCCTGGTGAAGTTTTACCAATGGGGATTATGAGATCTTTCTCCGGAGGTGGTGCTGAAGGTATGATGAGTGACCTGTTAAAAACTTACGGAACACAGAGCCAGATTGGAAGAATTGCTTCTGTGGCTCTTGGTTCAACTGAAACAACATTCTATATTATAGCTGTATACTTTGGTGCTGTAGGTATTACAAACGTAAGACACTCCGTTATAGCAGGCCTTTTAGGAGATTTAGCATCTTTAATTGCTTCAGCTGTTATCGTAAATGTTATGTGGTACTAAAAATAAAAATTAAATTATATAATGTTTTATATAATTTTAAAGAAAGGAAATTTTAAATGAAATATCCTGAAAAATTAGCACCCGGTGCCACTATCGGACTGGTCTGCACCAGTTCTGCCATATCAAGGGAACGGGAAGCACAATGTACAGAGGCAATCAGACAGCTTGGCTATAAAGTCAAGACAGCAGATAATCTTTCACAAAACCTTGCAGGTTATATGGCTGGAGATGGAGAAACAAGAGCAACATGGATTAACTGTATGTTTGCTGACCCAGAGGTTGACGCAATTTTTTGTATAAGGGGGGGAGATGGAGGAAGCCGCACCATTGAATATCTCGACCTGAAAACCATAAAGGCTAATCCCAAAATCTTTGTAGGATATAGTGATGTTACAAGCTTCCATCTTATTTTCAATCAGATATGTGGTTTTGTTACTTTTCATGGGCCTATGGTGTCTTCAAATATGGTGGATTCTTTTGATGATGAATCAAGAGCCAGTCTGTTTCAGGCATTAAATGCGGATGCTCCATATGAATTCAAGAACCCGGATGGATATGACTTGAAAGTCCTTCAGGAGGGGGAAGGAGAAGGTACTCTTGTAGGGGGCAATTTTGCACTTTTAGGAGCTTCCATGGGTACTCCTTATGAAGTAAATACCAAAGGTAAAATCCTTTTTATTGAAGAAATTGGTGAGACCATGAGCCGTATCGACAGGCTGGTCTATCAGTTGAAAAACTCGTGTAAGTTAAAAGAGTGCGCGGGTATTTTACTGGGCCAGTTTACCCGTTGTCCCAATAAAGATATGCCTGAATATACGGAACTGAATATTTTCAAAGATGCTCTTGCCGATCTGAATATTCCCGTTATGTATAATATTCAGGCTGGACATGGGCAGCCTAATATGACCCTTCCCCTGGGTGCACATTGCATCATAAGTACTAAAACTAAAACCATATGTTTTGACCAAATAAAAAGATAAGATATACAAAAGAGGCATGTCAGTTTAAAAATTTTCTGGAATGCCTCTTTCTTATGTGCTATTCTATTTTTAATTACTTTATTCCATAGCGTTTTAGCTTGTCATAAAAAACTGATTTGGATATGCCTAATTCCTCCATAATTTTTTGCTTGTCCCCGGAGTATTCCTTTAACGCATTTTTCAAGATTTCCTTTTCTGCCTGCTGCACTCTTTTCTTAAAATTCATTACTGTCTGGGGCTGGATTTCCATGATATTTATATGTTCAGGATAAATAAGGTTAGAATCACATAGTGTGATTGCCCGTTCAATAACATTTTCCAGTTCCCGAACATTACCAGGCCAATTGTAATGCATTATTTTATTTAATGCCTGACCAGAAAATAATTTAGGTTCCAGGTTATATCTGTTGCAGATTTTGTTTAGAATTTTATTGATAAGAAGATATAAATCTGATTTTCTTTCTCTCAACGGAGGAACATGAATAGGAAATACATTAATTCTATAATACAAATCCTGTCTGAAAGTACCATTAGCTACTGCCTTCTGCAAATTCTGATTTGTAGCTGTAATAATCCTGATATCTACATAAGTTGGTTTTGTGGCACCTACTCGGTAAATGACTTTATTCTGCATGACATAAAGAAGTTTGACCTGCATTTCCATGGGTAAATCGGCTATTTCATCCAGAAAAATAGTTCCTCCATTTGCCTGTTCAAAATAACCTGTTTTTCCTGAGGATAAAGCCCCAGTAAAGGCACCGCCTACATATCCAAACAGTTCACTCTCTATTAAGTTGGGTGCTATTGCGTTACAGTTTACCTCTACAAAAGGTGCTTTTTTATTGTACAGATGGTGTATTTCATATGCCAGCTGGGATTTGCCTGTACCACTTTCTCCAGTAATAAGAACATTAAACTTAGTTTTTGATGATTTGTATGCTAAAAATTTTACTTCCTTCATAAGCATACTGTTTCCTACAAAATTTTCAAAAGCATCAGCTGATATGTCCATATATAATTTATTAAAATTGTGACTTTTTTTCTCCATTTCCATGATAATTTCATTTCTGTCCTGAAGAAGTTCTTCCATTTTTGACAGATCTCTTATTTTTAACACAACGCCATCCACTCCGTTCTCATTTCCTACAGGATAAATGGAACAACGAACCGGTCTTTTATTTAGTTCATAATCCGTACTGCATATTCCACCACTATTACCCACAAGAATTTCATCTATTTCTTTAAATAAATCATTATATTCGAAGATGTCTTCAATGGTGGCTCCTATAACTTCCAGTTCATTTCCAGAGGTTCCCTTAGCCAGATAGTGTGCCCCCGTCAGAACTTCTTTTAAAGACTCTTTTCTTACTGTATATCCCTTTTCCTGAAAAAACTTAACCTGTCCCGTTTTACCATCCACAATGACCATATGCCCCACGGAATTCAGATACATGATATCGTAATTTATATTATTTACGGTGATACGCATGAGACTTTCTTTAGCAAGAATCATTGCTGAAACAGAGAACCCCAGATAAAGTTCACTCAATTCAAATTGTGGCGTTATGCTGTTTCCCCGTATGTATTTATAAACGGGCTTCATTTCAGAATTTTTATATACACCTATTGCCAGCAAAGCATCTCCTGTTTTTATATTTTTATCTTTGATATTGATCAGGGCCAAATCTTCAGGTTTTAAATCTCCATCATCATTCCCAATAAGATTATCTGCAATGATGACAATATCACCATCTTCTACAGTGCCTGCAGGATGTGAAGCAGCATTTTTAAATATTACTCCTGTTATCTCTTTTGCTTTATGATTAAATACCTGAAATCTTCTTTTTTTATCAATATAAATCATACCTTCATCAATACTATCAGCAATTTCGTGGAATATTTTTCTTCTCTTCAATTTTACAACCTCCGTAGTCCTATACTAATATATTACCATAGGACTACGGAATATTACAAAACTTTACTTAAAAACTCTTTAGTCCTTTGATTTTGTGTACGATTAAAAATTTGTTCCGGTGTACCCTGTTCCATGATTACTCCTTCATCCATAAATAATATCCGGTCTGCAACCTCTCTTGCAAATCCCATCTCGTGGGTTACGATGACCATAGTCATTCCCTTATCTGCCAACCCCCTCATAACTTCAAGAACTTCTCCCACCATTTCTGGATCAAGGGCTGATGTAGGCTCATCAAACAGCATTACTTCCGGATTCATGGCAAGAGCCCGGGCAATTGCCACACGCTGTTTCTGCCCTCCGGAAAGGGCACTGGGATAAACCTGGGCTTTATCGGCAAGACCTACTCTCACAAGCAGTTCAGTGGCAGTTTTCTCTGCATCACTTTTAGCCATTCCCATCACATTTACAGGAGCTAGCGTAACATTCTCAATGGTCTTCATATGGGGAACAGATTAAAGTTCTGAAAAACCATTCCCAGCTTCTGACGCATTGCATTGAGATTTACTCCTCTTTTATTAATCTGCTGACCGTCTATATATATTTCCCCAGATGTGGGTTCTTCCAGCAGGTTCAGGCATCTTAAGAAGGTACTTTTTCCAGAACCTGAAGGACCAATCACGCATACTACTTCACCTTCTTTTATTTTTACATCTATATTTTTCAAAACCTGCAACGTTCCATAATTTTTAGTGAGATTATTAACTTCTATCACTTTGTGCCATTCTCCTTTCCATATACACTACAATTCTTGAAAGAGGAATTGTAAGACTCAGATATACAAATGCTGTTCCCAGATAAGCCGGCCATGATTGAAATGTTACTGATGACCAAAGCGTACTTTTTCGGGTTATTTCTGTAATGGTAATGACGGATAATACAGCTGTTTCTTTGATTAATGCTACAAATTCATTTCCCAAAGCTGGTAGGATAATTTTAAATGCCTGAGGAATTATTACCAGCTTCATTGATTGGAAATGCGTCATTCCAAGAGATCTGGAAGCCTCCAGCTGACCCTTATCTACAGCCTGCAGTCCAGAACGAATGATTTCTGCCACATATGCAGAACTGTTAATTCCACATACAAGCATTCCGGCTATAATAGGATAGTCCCACCTAAACTGGATTCCATGATTCTGAAGGATCATGGGTACACCATAGTACAAAATCAGTGCCTGTACAAGAAGAGGAGTTCCTCTCAGAAGTTCCACATACACTATTGCAGGCAGATTAATAATTTTATGTCTTGACAATTTGCATAGTGCCACGAAAAGGCCAAGGGTTATACCGATTATTACCGCTACCAGTGTAATCTGCAACGTTGCCCCGATACCGCTATATGCCACTTTTATCCCCATTAAATAGTTATTCAAATATAATTCCTCCTGTTATTTATTCCTATAATGAAAAGCAAGTTTGCCACTAAGACAAACCTGCTTACTCTTTAGTCAAACCATTTACTATAAAGCTTATCGAATGTTCCGTTTTCTTTTATGTGTTTCATTCCTGTATTAATTTTATCCAGGAGTTCTTTATTTCCTTTTTTAACTGCTATTCCATAAGATTCTGCATTTAAAACGTCACCTACAATTTCTACAGTTCCAGGTTTAGCAGTCATATAAGCTTTTGTTACCGGAAGATCATTGATCAGCGCATCAATGGTTCCATTCTGCAGGTCCATCATTGCAACATCTAATCCATCATATATTTTAGCTTCTTTTATTTTTCCAGCCTTTTTAAGTTCATTACACTTATCTGCTCCGGTTGTTCCAATCTGTCCACCAACTTTCATATCTGGTGTTAAATCTTTAATGCCCTTTATGGTTTTATTTCCAGCTTTGACTGCAACCACAAGCCCTGAATCATAATACGTATCCGAAAAATCCACCTGTTTTCTTCTATCTTCACTTGCATTCATTCCTGATGCTATGATATCAATATTTCCTGATTGTAAAGCTGGTATTAAACCTCCAAAGGACAGGTTTGTCCATTCCAGTTTAAATCCCTGATCAGCTGCAATAGCTTCCATCATATCCACATCAAATCCAGTAAGTTCACCTGTTTTACTGTCGGTTGTATCAAATGGCGGAAAAGTAGGTTCCATAGCTACTTTATATGCCGATTGCTTCTGACCACATGCTGCAAATGAAAAGACCATAACCATTATCAA carries:
- a CDS encoding basic amino acid ABC transporter substrate-binding protein, with protein sequence MKNMKKIAVSALIMVMVFSFAACGQKQSAYKVAMEPTFPPFDTTDSKTGELTGFDVDMMEAIAADQGFKLEWTNLSFGGLIPALQSGNIDIIASGMNASEDRRKQVDFSDTYYDSGLVVAVKAGNKTIKGIKDLTPDMKVGGQIGTTGADKCNELKKAGKIKEAKIYDGLDVAMMDLQNGTIDALINDLPVTKAYMTAKPGTVEIVGDVLNAESYGIAVKKGNKELLDKINTGMKHIKENGTFDKLYSKWFD
- a CDS encoding M20 metallopeptidase family protein; translated protein: MKINERIEEVFEEAVQIRRLLHSQPELSQKEINTSRLISSFLSQYEIEHATGIGGHGVVAVVRGKGKPIKGQRFFTIGIRADMDALPIEERVQIPFKSKIPGIMHACGHDIHMAVLMGTAKVFKEMEDQIPGNIKFFFEPAEETIGGAKAMIEEGCLENPRVDVVIGLHVSPELEAGKIQFKRGKMNAASTEFEITIEGSACHGAHPENGIDSIAAASSVVCNLQSIITRNISPTNPAVITVGQIHGGTKNNVLAKETVFSGIIRALDSDTKSFIKSRVKEMAENVARGFGATAEVLFTDSFPALINDDEVEDMIESAAKKVFSKDQIHFLQEPSLGADDFSYFSEAVRAVYFNIGCLDTNENNYQTLHNEMFNPSEECIRTGMLMEVFGVLELFQQTK
- a CDS encoding amino acid ABC transporter permease, which translates into the protein MNNYLMGIKVAYSGIGATLQITLVAVIIGITLGLFVALCKLSRHKIINLPAIVYVELLRGTPLLVQALILYYGVPMILQNHGIQFRWDYPIIAGMLVCGINSSAYVAEIIRSGLQAVDKGQLEASRSLGMTHFQSMKLVIIPQAFKIILPALGNEFVALIKETAVLSVITITEITRKSTLWSSVTFQSWPAYLGTAFVYLSLTIPLSRIVVYMERRMAQSDRS
- a CDS encoding spore maturation protein; this encodes MTGVLNTISTYAIPLVLLLIPIYALKKGVKVYSVFTEGAKEGLNVAIMIIPYLVCMLAAIGMFRASGAMDWLAALINPITSLIGLPGEVLPMGIMRSFSGGGAEGMMSDLLKTYGTQSQIGRIASVALGSTETTFYIIAVYFGAVGITNVRHSVIAGLLGDLASLIASAVIVNVMWY
- a CDS encoding nucleoside recognition domain-containing protein, with amino-acid sequence MMNYIWTGLVAISIIAGVVTGSISEVQEALFSFANTAVEIVIGLIGVMVFFTGLMSVMQEAGLCEKLGKVLGPVMTKLFPEVPANHPAMTSMALYFAANILGIGNAATPFGLKAMADLQTLNKTKHIATDAQCMLLAIATTSITLIPITALALRSAVQVQGAAEVVGPIMLATTISTATGITATLLLKRTKRFKLDCIIEREKAAGTLEINEHYIGNDPIKL
- a CDS encoding dipeptidase: MKIIDMHCDTLLECYRNSSHMLSNNAGHISVDKLLQGNALAQFFAIFISPEEKASMDPYDIFNKVYETYKTQLELNSDYIKPALCAQDIISNSEDSKISSILAVEDGVILEDKIERVQEVFDKGVRLITLTWNFENSIGYPCSDDPEEHSLGLKAFGIDVVAEMNRLGMLIDVSHLSEGGFYDVAKHSRKPFVASHSCARALCNHRRNLTDDQLKVLGNQGGLVGVNFYSAFLKEDSEYATIGQIVEHVKYMVNKAGMESVGLGSDFDGIDCELEFSDYASYPLLLDALSKHFTEDQLDMICNGNAFRVLKENLGK
- a CDS encoding S66 peptidase family protein, with amino-acid sequence MKYPEKLAPGATIGLVCTSSAISREREAQCTEAIRQLGYKVKTADNLSQNLAGYMAGDGETRATWINCMFADPEVDAIFCIRGGDGGSRTIEYLDLKTIKANPKIFVGYSDVTSFHLIFNQICGFVTFHGPMVSSNMVDSFDDESRASLFQALNADAPYEFKNPDGYDLKVLQEGEGEGTLVGGNFALLGASMGTPYEVNTKGKILFIEEIGETMSRIDRLVYQLKNSCKLKECAGILLGQFTRCPNKDMPEYTELNIFKDALADLNIPVMYNIQAGHGQPNMTLPLGAHCIISTKTKTICFDQIKR
- a CDS encoding sigma-54 interaction domain-containing protein; amino-acid sequence: MKRRKIFHEIADSIDEGMIYIDKKRRFQVFNHKAKEITGVIFKNAASHPAGTVEDGDIVIIADNLIGNDDGDLKPEDLALINIKDKNIKTGDALLAIGVYKNSEMKPVYKYIRGNSITPQFELSELYLGFSVSAMILAKESLMRITVNNINYDIMYLNSVGHMVIVDGKTGQVKFFQEKGYTVRKESLKEVLTGAHYLAKGTSGNELEVIGATIEDIFEYNDLFKEIDEILVGNSGGICSTDYELNKRPVRCSIYPVGNENGVDGVVLKIRDLSKMEELLQDRNEIIMEMEKKSHNFNKLYMDISADAFENFVGNSMLMKEVKFLAYKSSKTKFNVLITGESGTGKSQLAYEIHHLYNKKAPFVEVNCNAIAPNLIESELFGYVGGAFTGALSSGKTGYFEQANGGTIFLDEIADLPMEMQVKLLYVMQNKVIYRVGATKPTYVDIRIITATNQNLQKAVANGTFRQDLYYRINVFPIHVPPLRERKSDLYLLINKILNKICNRYNLEPKLFSGQALNKIMHYNWPGNVRELENVIERAITLCDSNLIYPEHINIMEIQPQTVMNFKKRVQQAEKEILKNALKEYSGDKQKIMEELGISKSVFYDKLKRYGIK
- a CDS encoding M15 family metallopeptidase, translating into MCYKGDLVRLLDLDGNFIIDLKYASADNFTKEKIYKSGECYIHKNTAKLLIKAKDIFYKDGYRVKIWDAYRPVSAQAKFWSILPDNNFVAKPPDMIHIKEFKTNHMNGLCVDITLTDMNGTDLIMPSQFDDFSPKASLSCPDISKEGRKNASYMKSVMESAGFTAYEGEWWHFYDKTINPVPYMDYEI